In Amycolatopsis coloradensis, one genomic interval encodes:
- a CDS encoding response regulator transcription factor, whose translation MTRVLIVEDEESFADPLAFLLRKEGFTAAVAVTGQQALEEFDRNGADIVLLDLMLPGMSGTDVCKQLRQRSAVPVIMVTARDSEIDKVVGLELGADDYVTKPYSARELIARVRAVLRRGGEPGSEGDLAPLVLAAGPVRMDVERHVVTVDGQEVSLPLKEFDLLEYLLRNVGRVLTRGQLIDRVWGADYVGDTKTLDVHVKRLRSKIEPDPGSPRHLVTVRGLGYKFET comes from the coding sequence GTGACGAGGGTTCTCATCGTCGAGGACGAAGAGTCGTTCGCCGACCCGCTCGCGTTCTTGCTCCGCAAAGAGGGCTTCACCGCCGCCGTCGCCGTGACGGGGCAGCAGGCACTCGAGGAGTTCGACCGCAACGGCGCCGACATCGTCCTGCTCGATCTCATGCTCCCCGGGATGAGCGGCACCGACGTCTGCAAGCAGCTCAGGCAGCGTTCCGCCGTACCGGTGATCATGGTGACCGCGCGCGACAGCGAGATCGACAAGGTCGTCGGCCTGGAACTCGGCGCCGACGACTACGTCACCAAGCCGTACTCGGCCCGTGAGCTCATCGCGCGGGTGCGAGCGGTGCTGCGCCGCGGTGGCGAGCCGGGCTCCGAAGGCGATCTGGCGCCTCTGGTGCTGGCGGCCGGGCCGGTGCGGATGGACGTCGAGCGGCACGTGGTGACCGTCGACGGCCAGGAGGTCTCCTTGCCGCTGAAGGAGTTCGACCTGCTCGAGTACCTGCTGCGCAACGTGGGCCGCGTGCTCACCCGCGGGCAGCTGATCGACCGGGTGTGGGGTGCGGACTACGTCGGCGACACCAAGACGCTCGACGTCCACGTGAAGCGCCTGCGCTCGAAGATCGAGCCGGACCCGGGCTCGCCCCGGCACCTGGTCACGGTGCGTGGCCTGGGCTACAAGTTCGAGACGTGA
- a CDS encoding DNA-binding response regulator: MELVSDISLIRGEEELFDRTAHLFVAANDIACAADDLYTWALSRPSLTRQGERLVRDKRIRKLYRPGVLLNEQTARHLHHLSELGAQIRIGTEEINETILLDERVAIMAGDEGKAVRSYSVISRPELVQGILSLFETAWLASTTLETFDARFADIRMEAPQILEFLTTGCKDDKAAKSLGMGVRTYQRRVSELLVALGVTSRLQVDARARELGLL; encoded by the coding sequence GTGGAACTCGTCAGTGACATCTCCCTGATTCGCGGAGAAGAAGAGTTGTTCGACCGGACGGCTCATCTGTTCGTCGCGGCGAACGACATCGCGTGCGCGGCCGACGACCTCTACACCTGGGCGCTTTCCCGGCCGTCGCTCACGCGGCAGGGTGAGCGGCTGGTGCGCGACAAGCGGATCCGCAAGCTGTACCGCCCCGGTGTCCTGCTGAACGAGCAGACCGCGCGGCACCTGCACCACCTGTCCGAACTCGGCGCGCAGATCCGGATCGGCACCGAGGAGATCAACGAGACGATCCTGCTCGACGAGCGGGTCGCGATCATGGCCGGAGACGAGGGCAAGGCGGTGCGCTCGTACAGCGTCATCTCGCGCCCCGAGCTGGTGCAGGGCATCCTGTCGCTGTTCGAAACCGCTTGGCTGGCGTCCACCACCCTGGAGACGTTCGACGCGCGGTTCGCCGACATCCGGATGGAGGCACCGCAGATTCTCGAGTTCCTGACCACCGGCTGCAAGGACGACAAGGCCGCGAAGAGCCTCGGCATGGGCGTGCGCACCTATCAGCGCCGCGTCTCGGAACTGCTGGTCGCGCTCGGTGTGACGTCGCGGCTCCAGGTCGACGCGCGGGCGCGGGAACTCGGCCTCCTGTGA
- a CDS encoding Ppx/GppA phosphatase family protein, which produces MRLGVLDVGSNTVHLLVVDAHRGAHPTPMHSEKAVLRLAEQITRNGDLSRAGADSLVRAVESAKAAAARLGCEEVMAFATSAVREAKNAPKVLAKVQEQTGVELQVLSGIDESRLTFLAVRRWFGWSAGKLLVLDIGGGSLEVAMGRDEEPDLAESLPLGAGRTTRTRFQHDPPTRSELIATSAWLEEQLAPLAKKVAKLGEPDRVVATSKTFRSLARLTGAAPSAGGPHVRRTLTDTALRQLIAFISRMTAPDLAQLEGVSASRSHQLVAGALVAQATMRALSLEELEICPWALREGVILRRLDHSNGADETVGGSARLDLVDGERAR; this is translated from the coding sequence GTGCGCCTAGGGGTACTCGACGTCGGTTCCAACACCGTCCACCTGCTCGTGGTCGACGCCCACCGTGGCGCCCACCCGACCCCGATGCATTCCGAAAAGGCCGTCCTCCGGCTCGCCGAGCAGATCACCCGCAACGGCGACCTGAGCCGCGCGGGCGCGGACAGCCTCGTGCGTGCGGTCGAATCGGCGAAAGCGGCCGCGGCTCGGCTCGGCTGCGAAGAGGTCATGGCGTTCGCCACCTCCGCGGTCCGCGAAGCCAAGAACGCCCCGAAGGTGCTGGCGAAGGTCCAGGAGCAGACCGGCGTCGAACTACAGGTGCTTTCCGGGATCGACGAATCCCGGCTCACCTTCCTCGCCGTCCGCCGCTGGTTCGGCTGGTCGGCGGGAAAGCTGCTGGTGCTCGACATCGGCGGCGGCTCCCTGGAGGTCGCGATGGGCCGCGACGAGGAGCCGGATCTGGCCGAATCGCTGCCGTTGGGCGCGGGCCGGACCACCCGGACGCGGTTCCAGCACGACCCGCCCACCCGGTCGGAGCTCATCGCGACTTCGGCGTGGCTGGAAGAACAACTCGCCCCGCTCGCGAAGAAGGTCGCCAAATTGGGTGAACCCGATCGGGTCGTGGCGACGTCGAAGACGTTCCGGTCGCTAGCCCGGCTGACCGGAGCGGCGCCGTCGGCCGGCGGGCCGCATGTGCGCCGTACCCTGACCGACACCGCGTTGCGCCAGCTCATCGCGTTCATCTCCCGGATGACCGCCCCTGACCTGGCACAACTCGAGGGGGTCAGCGCGAGCAGGTCGCATCAGCTGGTGGCGGGCGCGCTCGTCGCACAAGCCACCATGCGGGCGCTTTCCCTGGAAGAACTGGAGATCTGTCCGTGGGCGCTGCGAGAAGGTGTCATCCTTCGACGGCTGGACCATTCGAACGGTGCGGACGAGACTGTGGGCGGCAGCGCCCGACTGGACTTAGTCGACGGAGAACGGGCACGGTGA
- a CDS encoding sensor histidine kinase: MTTPVALAMAVGGLIVGVVFGFLIARGRTRREERRPTGPTVAELLERLVRSSNNGVVVLNKFGDMVLHNPRAYELGLVKVNQADPRARKAAEQVVETDEPMEIDLSPLEARGRQPEAVLGEVRPLGDGFTVVEAVDHSEAIRLEAVRRDFVANVSHELKTPVGAIALLTEAVLDAAEDTEEVRRFGGKILRESTRLGQLVTELIALSRLQGAERLPDLNVVEVDAVVREALGRTTLSAESAEITITTDAASGLLIEGDRTLMVTALSNLLENAVAYSQPGSPVSISRRLVDGKVEIAVTDRGIGIAEDEQQRVFERFYRADKARSRATGGTGLGLAIVKHVAANHGGSVGLWSRPGTGSTFTLRIPAHIPAEPAAPAKQAPPVSRPEKTPERTPRLVATGQESPDHGGNL; the protein is encoded by the coding sequence GTGACCACGCCTGTTGCACTCGCCATGGCCGTCGGCGGACTGATCGTCGGTGTGGTTTTCGGCTTCCTGATCGCGAGGGGCCGCACCCGCCGCGAGGAGCGGCGACCGACCGGCCCCACCGTGGCCGAACTGCTCGAACGCCTCGTGCGGTCCAGCAACAACGGCGTCGTCGTGCTCAACAAGTTCGGCGACATGGTCCTGCACAACCCGCGTGCCTACGAGCTCGGGCTGGTGAAGGTCAACCAGGCCGATCCGCGGGCCCGCAAGGCCGCCGAGCAGGTGGTCGAGACCGACGAACCGATGGAGATCGACCTCTCCCCGCTGGAGGCGAGGGGGCGTCAGCCCGAGGCCGTCCTCGGCGAGGTCCGCCCGCTCGGCGACGGGTTCACCGTGGTCGAGGCCGTCGACCACTCCGAGGCGATCCGCCTGGAAGCCGTCCGGCGGGACTTCGTCGCGAACGTCAGCCACGAGCTGAAGACGCCGGTCGGCGCGATCGCGCTGCTCACCGAGGCCGTCCTCGACGCCGCGGAAGACACCGAGGAGGTCCGCCGCTTCGGCGGCAAGATCCTCCGCGAATCGACGCGGCTCGGCCAGCTCGTCACCGAACTGATCGCGCTCTCGCGGCTCCAAGGCGCCGAGCGGCTGCCCGACCTGAACGTCGTCGAGGTCGACGCCGTCGTCCGCGAGGCGCTCGGCAGGACGACGCTTTCGGCGGAATCCGCCGAGATCACCATCACCACCGACGCGGCCAGCGGGCTCCTCATCGAGGGCGACCGGACGCTGATGGTCACCGCGCTGTCGAACCTGCTGGAGAACGCCGTCGCGTACTCACAGCCGGGCAGCCCGGTGTCGATCAGCAGGCGGCTGGTCGACGGGAAGGTCGAGATCGCGGTGACCGACCGCGGCATCGGTATCGCGGAGGACGAGCAGCAGCGCGTCTTCGAGCGGTTCTACCGCGCGGACAAGGCACGGTCGCGGGCGACCGGCGGCACCGGGCTGGGGCTGGCGATCGTCAAGCACGTGGCCGCCAACCACGGCGGTTCGGTCGGCCTGTGGAGCCGTCCCGGCACCGGGTCGACCTTCACGCTGCGGATCCCCGCGCACATCCCCGCCGAACCGGCCGCGCCCGCGAAACAGGCTCCGCCGGTGTCCCGGCCGGAGAAGACCCCCGAGCGGACACCCCGTCTCGTGGCAACAGGGCAAGAAAGCCCCGACCATGGAGGAAACCTGTGA